A genomic segment from Carassius auratus strain Wakin chromosome 25, ASM336829v1, whole genome shotgun sequence encodes:
- the LOC113043548 gene encoding photoreceptor-specific nuclear receptor-like, with protein sequence MEDPMSEMFMIPFASPTESSRSNSTDDSQDGKSPTPGKILNSGLLCKVCSDTSSGKHYGIYACNGCSGFFKRSVRRRLIYRCQAGTGMCPVDKAHRNQCQACRLKKCLQAGMNKDAVQNERQPRSTAQVRLDALDMDKDKEHLTTTLEPTSSSTCSVINRPLLGSSISSSISSSDTSQHSNSPKNGHRFMASLMTAETCAKLEPEDVDENIDVTSNEPERSSPEYGSALYPSRGPESVYETSARLLFMSVKWAKNLPVFSHLPFRDQVILLEEAWSELFLLCAIQWSLPLDNCPLLSLPDLSPSGQGKGSPLASNVRVLQEVFSRFKPLQVDPTEFACLKAIVLFKPETRGLKDPEQVENLQDQSQVLLAQHIHTLYPSQVARFGRLMLLLPSLHFVSSERIEQLFFQRTIGNTPMEKLLCDMFKN encoded by the exons ATGGAGGATCCAATGTCAGAAATGTTCATGATACCATTTGCATCACCAACAGAGTCTTCCAGGAGCAACTCTACGGATGACAGCCAAGATG GTAAAAGCCCCACTCCTGGCAAGATCCTGAACTCTGGACTTCTTTGTAAAGTGTGTTCTGACACCAGCAGCGGGAAACACTATGGGATATACGCTTGCAATGGTTGCAGTGGCTTTTTCAAGCGCAGTGTGAGGCGCAGACTCATCTACAG GTGTCAAGCTGGTACAGGCATGTGTCCCGTAGACAAAGCCCATCGGAATCAATGCCAGGCCTGTCGCTTAAAGAAATGCCTTCAAGCGGGTATGAACAAGGATG CTGTTCAGAATGAGCGTCAGCCCCGCAGCACTGCTCAAGTCAGGTTAGATGCACTGGATATGGACAAGGACAAGGAGCACCTCACCACCACCCTGGAGCCCACCTCCTCGTCCACCTGCTCTGTCATAAACCGCCCACTGCTGGGCTCCTCCATCAGTTCCAGCATCAGCTCCTCAGATACTAGCCAGCACTCCAACAGCCCCAAAAATGGCCATCGCTTCATGGCCAGCCTGATGACAGCTGAGACCTGCGCCAAGCTGGAACCAGAGGACG TGGATGAGAACATCGATGTGACCAGTAATGAACCTGAAAGGAGTTCTCCGGAGTACGGCAGTGCTCTCTACCCCTCACGTGGACCGGAGAGTGTATATGAAACCTCAGCCCGCCTGCTCTTCATGTCTGTTAAATGGGCAAAGAACTTGCCGGTGTTTTCCCATCTACCATTCAGAGACCAG GTGATTCTACTTGAGGAAGCATGGAGCGAGCTGTTTCTTCTGTGTGCAATTCAGTGGTCGCTACCTCTGGACAACTGCCCCCTGCTGTCCCTGCCGGACCTCTCACCCTCAGGACAGGGCAAGGGAAGCCCCCTGGCCTCGAATGTGAGGGTCTTGCAAGAAGTGTTTAGCCGCTTCAAGCCCCTCCAAGTGGATCCGACTGAGTTTGCATGCTTGAAAGCAATTGTCTTGTTTAAACCAG AAACAAGAGGACTCAAAGACCCAGAACAGGTGGAGAACCTACAAGATCAGTCCCAAGTGCTGCTAGCTCAACATATCCACACTCTTTACCCCAGTCAAGTCGCCAG GTTTGGGAGACTTATGCTTCTCCTTCCATCCCTTCACTTTGTGAGTTCGGAAAGAATCGAGCAACTTTTCTTCCAGAGGACCATCGGGAACACGCCCATGGAGAAACTCTTGTGTGACATGTTCAAAAACTGA